In a genomic window of Gossypium arboreum isolate Shixiya-1 chromosome 9, ASM2569848v2, whole genome shotgun sequence:
- the LOC108479493 gene encoding uncharacterized protein LOC108479493 — translation MDNKACNKVQPVGRKGKKKQVKDELDRIKQAEKKKRRLEKALATSAAIRSELEQKKQKKKEEQQRLDEEGAAMAEAVALHVLVGEDSDDSYTVMLNKEEGFNPWDYANNLNLFMDGGRGRGCFLQQGQANWGGQVSDSYKDGWEWAMLENSNWSLPYGAYGGDLQASYSYLEDGSWGNTGASADLIAAQAVSALQITEDAAVDTIVLNGMLGG, via the coding sequence ATGGATAACAAGGCATGCAATAAAGTGCAACCAGTagggagaaaagggaaaaagaagcaaGTGAAGGATGAATTGGATCGAATTAAACAAGCTGAGAAGAAAAAGAGGCGGTTGGAGAAAGCCCTTGCTACTTCTGCTGCTATCCGTTCGGAACTAGAACAAAAGaagcagaaaaagaaagaagagcaGCAGAGGCTTGATGAGGAAGGCGCTGCAATGGCCGAGGCTGTTGCTTTACATGTCCTAGTTGGCGAAGACTCTGATGATTCGTATACGGTCATGCTAAACAAAGAAGAGGGGTTTAACCCTTGGGATTATGCCAACAATCTCAATCTATTTATGGATGGAGGTAGAGGTAGAGGTTGCTTTCTTCAGCAAGGTCAAGCAAACTGGGGAGGGCAGGTCTCTGATTCATATAAAGATGGATGGGAGTGGGCGATGTTGGAAAACAGTAATTGGTCCTTACCATATGGAGCTTATGGAGGTGATCTTCAAGCATCGTATTCATACTTAGAGGATGGAAGCTGGGGCAATACAGGAGCTTCAGCTGATCTTATTGCAGCACAGGCCGTTTCAGCACTCCAGATTACTGAGGATGCAGCAGTAGACACAATTGTCCTCAACGGTATGTTGGGAGGGTAA